In Rhizobium oryzihabitans, one DNA window encodes the following:
- a CDS encoding bifunctional sugar phosphate isomerase/epimerase/4-hydroxyphenylpyruvate dioxygenase family protein — MRTSIATVSISGEFPEKLAAIAKAGFSGVEIFENDFLTYDASPREVKALAADHGLDITLFQPFRDFEGMPEPHRARAFERAERKFDIMGELGTDLMLICSNVSPVSLGGIDRAAADFHQLGELAEKHGVRVGYEALAWGRHISDHRDAWEVVRRADHANVGIILDSFHTLSRKIDPNSIRSIPGDKIFIVQLADAPLIDMDLLYWSRHFRNMPGEGDLPVVDFMRAVAATGYSGPLSLEIFNDQFRGGSARLLAEDGHRSLINLMDQVRRLEPDIRIDVPAMPERVETQGVEFVEFTTAPEEKANLETLLATLGFEKTARHRNRDVDLYTQGDIRIVINTGGTGDSFAGASYSIHGTNAYAFGLKVNDAQAALARAEALGAPTFAEPRKSGEVAVPAIQGVGNGVIYFLDSSPALASIWDKEFTPTEGQAGKGDAQLTRIDHLAQTTHYDEMLTWLLFYTSLFSTRRTPMVDVVDPGGLIRSQAIESVPSPHFRLTMNGADNRKTFAGKFLAEGFGTSIQHIAFATDDIFATAKAMQARGFHALPISRNYYDDLEARFGLAPEFSDALREASILYDRDDNGEYFQIYSRTFGEGFFFEIIERRGAYAGYGAMNAPFRIAAQRRLAPPVGMPKE, encoded by the coding sequence ATGCGGACATCCATCGCGACCGTGTCCATCAGCGGCGAATTTCCCGAAAAACTGGCGGCCATCGCCAAGGCCGGTTTCAGCGGCGTGGAGATTTTCGAAAATGATTTCCTGACCTATGACGCTTCCCCGCGCGAGGTAAAGGCGCTCGCAGCCGATCACGGGCTGGATATCACCCTTTTCCAGCCTTTCCGCGATTTTGAAGGCATGCCGGAGCCGCACCGCGCCCGCGCTTTCGAGCGTGCCGAACGGAAATTCGACATCATGGGCGAACTCGGCACCGATCTGATGCTGATCTGCTCCAACGTGTCGCCCGTATCGCTCGGCGGCATCGACCGCGCCGCCGCCGATTTCCATCAACTTGGGGAACTTGCGGAAAAACACGGCGTACGTGTCGGTTACGAGGCTTTAGCCTGGGGCCGCCACATCAGCGATCACCGTGACGCATGGGAAGTGGTTCGCCGCGCCGATCACGCCAATGTCGGCATCATTCTCGACAGTTTCCACACGCTGTCGCGCAAGATAGATCCCAACTCGATCCGCTCCATTCCCGGCGACAAGATTTTCATCGTGCAGCTGGCCGATGCGCCGCTAATCGACATGGACCTGCTCTACTGGAGCCGTCACTTCCGCAACATGCCGGGTGAAGGCGACCTGCCGGTGGTGGATTTCATGCGCGCTGTCGCCGCGACCGGTTATAGCGGCCCGCTGTCGCTCGAAATCTTCAACGACCAGTTTCGCGGCGGCTCAGCCCGCCTGCTTGCCGAAGACGGCCACCGCTCGCTCATCAATCTCATGGATCAGGTGCGCCGGCTTGAACCCGACATCCGCATCGATGTGCCCGCCATGCCGGAACGGGTCGAGACGCAAGGGGTGGAATTCGTCGAGTTCACCACAGCACCGGAGGAAAAGGCCAATCTTGAGACCTTGCTCGCCACCCTCGGCTTTGAAAAAACCGCAAGGCACCGCAATCGCGACGTCGATCTTTATACGCAGGGCGACATTCGCATCGTCATCAATACCGGCGGCACCGGCGACAGCTTCGCCGGCGCATCCTATTCCATCCACGGCACCAACGCCTATGCTTTCGGCCTGAAGGTGAATGATGCGCAGGCAGCCCTTGCGCGGGCGGAAGCGCTCGGCGCACCGACCTTTGCAGAGCCGCGAAAATCGGGCGAGGTCGCCGTTCCCGCCATCCAGGGCGTGGGCAACGGCGTCATCTATTTCCTCGACAGTTCGCCGGCACTCGCATCCATATGGGACAAGGAATTCACGCCGACGGAAGGTCAGGCCGGGAAAGGTGATGCCCAGCTGACGCGCATCGATCACCTTGCGCAAACAACGCATTACGATGAAATGCTGACCTGGCTTCTGTTCTATACATCGCTGTTTTCGACACGCCGCACGCCGATGGTCGATGTGGTCGATCCGGGCGGCCTGATACGCAGCCAGGCGATCGAAAGCGTGCCGTCGCCGCATTTCCGCCTGACCATGAACGGCGCCGACAATCGCAAGACCTTCGCCGGCAAATTTCTGGCCGAAGGTTTTGGCACCAGCATCCAGCACATCGCCTTTGCCACCGACGATATCTTCGCCACCGCGAAAGCGATGCAGGCGCGCGGTTTTCACGCCCTGCCGATCTCGCGCAATTATTACGACGATCTGGAGGCCCGCTTCGGGCTGGCACCGGAATTCTCCGATGCGCTGCGGGAAGCGAGCATCCTCTATGACCGTGACGACAATGGCGAGTATTTCCAGATATACAGCCGCACCTTCGGCGAGGGTTTCTTTTTCGAAATCATCGAAAGGCGCGGCGCCTATGCCGGTTATGGCGCCATGAACGCCCCCTTCCGCATCGCCGCGCAACGGCGTCTGGCGCCTCCGGTCGGCATGCCGAAGGAATAA
- a CDS encoding TetR/AcrR family transcriptional regulator, with protein MAKSATSNGTGEIRQAKRDPEGVRRDILSVAMEEFSQNGLSGARIDEIAARTRTSKRMIYYYFADKEGLYQRVLEEAYAKVRGGESDLELDDLEPIAALDKLCRFTFDHHRRNPAFIRMVMIENIHHGRHMQTSETIRQLNRPAIDALEGVLLRGQKRGIFRNGIDALELHWQISALSFFNVSNVATFSFIFGDGLFTDKGQETLSRHVSDMVLRYVLTPDHITKIGKDG; from the coding sequence ATGGCAAAAAGCGCAACTTCGAACGGCACTGGCGAAATCCGACAGGCGAAGCGCGATCCGGAAGGGGTGCGTCGCGACATTCTTTCGGTCGCGATGGAGGAGTTTTCGCAAAACGGACTGTCTGGCGCGCGCATCGATGAGATCGCGGCTCGCACGCGCACCTCCAAGCGGATGATCTATTATTATTTTGCCGACAAGGAAGGGCTTTACCAGCGCGTTCTTGAGGAAGCTTACGCCAAGGTGCGTGGCGGCGAGAGCGACCTGGAACTGGATGACCTTGAGCCGATTGCGGCACTCGACAAGCTCTGTCGGTTCACCTTCGACCATCACCGCCGCAATCCGGCTTTCATAAGAATGGTGATGATCGAGAACATCCATCACGGGCGTCACATGCAAACGTCCGAAACGATCCGCCAGCTCAACCGGCCGGCCATCGATGCGCTGGAAGGCGTGCTGCTGCGCGGCCAGAAGCGCGGCATCTTCCGTAACGGCATCGACGCGCTGGAACTGCACTGGCAGATCAGTGCGCTGTCCTTCTTCAATGTCTCGAACGTCGCGACCTTCTCGTTCATCTTCGGCGACGGCCTGTTTACCGATAAGGGGCAGGAAACATTGTCGCGGCATGTCAGCGACATGGTGCTGCGTTATGTGCTGACGCCCGACCATATCACGAAGATCGGGAAAGACGGTTGA
- the aroQ gene encoding type II 3-dehydroquinate dehydratase, whose product MSLFTVLNGPNLNLLGQRQPEIYGHETMADVEANCRGITDAAGHELFFAQSNREYELIDWIHAARGKSSGIVINPGAFTHTSVAILDALNAFEAPVIEVHISNIHKREVFRHHSYVSTRAEGVIAGLGIEGYEVALRHLINRLSRSS is encoded by the coding sequence ATGAGCCTTTTTACTGTTTTGAACGGACCCAATCTCAACCTGCTCGGCCAGCGCCAGCCGGAAATCTACGGCCATGAAACCATGGCCGATGTGGAAGCCAACTGCCGTGGGATAACGGATGCCGCCGGCCATGAGCTGTTCTTTGCCCAGAGCAACCGAGAATATGAGCTGATCGACTGGATTCACGCAGCGCGGGGCAAATCATCGGGCATCGTCATCAATCCCGGTGCCTTTACCCATACGTCGGTGGCGATCCTCGATGCGCTGAATGCCTTCGAAGCGCCGGTGATAGAGGTTCATATTTCCAACATCCACAAACGCGAGGTCTTCCGCCATCATTCCTACGTCTCGACGCGCGCCGAAGGCGTGATTGCCGGTCTCGGCATCGAAGGTTACGAGGTGGCGCTGCGCCATCTCATCAACCGTCTTTCCCGATCTTCGTGA
- a CDS encoding shikimate dehydrogenase yields MTEANSFKVGLIGADIQLSKSPALHMREGAAHGLDYSYELVDVTARKLPTSALPDLLDELEARGFAGTNITHPFKQAVIAHLDELSDDARMLGAVNTVVFRDGRRIGHNTDWYGFYESFVRGLPDAKRDRALLVGAGGAGVAVAHAALKLDIARLDIFDREFERAERLALELNARFGEGRAFAVQDPAASLPFADGIIHATPMGMPAHPGMPVAADLIEQRHWVADIVYMPLVTELLATAAKKGCRTLPGGGMTVFQAVGAFRLFCGREPDAERMTAHFTELCMAEGVA; encoded by the coding sequence ATGACAGAAGCAAACTCCTTCAAGGTCGGCCTGATTGGCGCCGACATACAGCTTTCCAAGTCGCCGGCGCTGCACATGCGCGAGGGTGCGGCCCACGGGCTCGACTATTCCTACGAGCTTGTCGACGTGACCGCCCGAAAACTGCCGACAAGCGCTCTTCCCGATCTGCTCGATGAACTGGAAGCGCGCGGCTTTGCCGGCACCAACATCACCCATCCCTTCAAGCAGGCGGTCATTGCCCATCTAGATGAATTGTCTGACGATGCCCGCATGCTCGGCGCGGTCAACACCGTCGTCTTCCGGGACGGCCGTCGCATCGGTCACAATACCGACTGGTACGGTTTTTACGAGAGCTTCGTACGCGGCTTGCCGGATGCGAAGCGGGATCGCGCGCTGCTCGTCGGCGCGGGTGGGGCGGGCGTTGCGGTGGCCCATGCCGCGCTGAAGCTCGACATCGCCCGCCTCGACATCTTCGACCGCGAGTTTGAAAGGGCCGAACGACTGGCTCTGGAGCTCAATGCCCGTTTCGGCGAAGGCCGCGCCTTTGCCGTTCAAGACCCGGCTGCCTCCCTGCCCTTCGCCGATGGCATCATCCATGCGACGCCGATGGGCATGCCCGCCCATCCCGGCATGCCTGTTGCAGCCGATCTCATCGAGCAGCGGCACTGGGTAGCCGATATCGTCTATATGCCGCTCGTCACAGAACTTCTGGCGACAGCGGCGAAAAAGGGCTGTCGCACCCTGCCCGGCGGCGGCATGACCGTGTTCCAGGCCGTCGGCGCATTCCGCCTCTTCTGCGGCCGCGAGCCGGATGCGGAACGCATGACGGCGCATTTCACTGAACTGTGCATGGCGGAGGGTGTGGCATGA
- a CDS encoding amino acid ABC transporter ATP-binding protein: MPQSATAEVPLIALQGVGKWYGAFHALKNIDMMVRKGEKIVLCGPSGSGKSTLIRCINHLEEIQEGKITVEGTTLSDSSRAIDAVRREVGMVFQSFNLFPHKTIMENCTLAPMRVKGLSKADAEATARKYLERVRILNQADKYPAQLSGGQQQRAAIARALCMEPKAMLFDEPTSALDPEMVKEVLDTMIGLARDGMTMICVTHEMGFARQVADRVVFMSEGEIIEEGPPAEFFSDPKHQRTRTFLGEILAHH; encoded by the coding sequence ATGCCGCAATCCGCCACTGCCGAGGTTCCGCTTATCGCCCTTCAAGGGGTTGGAAAGTGGTATGGAGCCTTTCATGCGCTAAAGAATATCGACATGATGGTCCGCAAGGGTGAGAAAATCGTCCTTTGCGGCCCGTCCGGTTCGGGAAAATCCACCCTGATCCGCTGCATCAACCATCTGGAGGAAATCCAGGAGGGCAAGATCACGGTTGAAGGGACCACGCTTTCGGATTCCAGCCGCGCCATCGATGCGGTTCGCCGCGAGGTGGGCATGGTGTTCCAGAGCTTCAATCTCTTCCCGCACAAGACCATCATGGAAAACTGCACGCTGGCGCCCATGCGCGTGAAGGGCCTGTCGAAAGCGGATGCGGAGGCGACGGCGCGCAAATATCTCGAGCGCGTGCGCATTCTCAATCAGGCCGATAAATATCCAGCCCAGCTTTCCGGCGGACAGCAGCAGCGCGCGGCGATTGCCCGGGCGCTCTGCATGGAGCCGAAAGCCATGCTATTCGATGAGCCGACTTCGGCGCTCGATCCGGAAATGGTGAAGGAAGTGCTCGACACCATGATCGGCCTTGCCCGCGATGGCATGACGATGATCTGCGTCACCCATGAAATGGGTTTTGCCCGGCAGGTGGCCGACCGCGTGGTCTTCATGTCGGAAGGCGAGATCATCGAGGAAGGCCCGCCGGCAGAATTCTTCAGCGACCCCAAGCACCAGCGTACCCGCACCTTCCTCGGCGAGATTCTCGCCCACCACTGA
- a CDS encoding transporter substrate-binding domain-containing protein — protein MKTRTMKFSRRTLLALAAATVALPFVAPVDAFAGTVEEAKAKGKVVIGIQGDNSPWGFVNSSGVQDGLDADIGKAFADYLGVKAEFVPLAVANRIPALLTGKVDLLFATMGMTAERAKTIQYSKPYAGNVLSVYGPKDKKIAGYDDLTGVAVGVPKSSAMDTSITAGAGSKANILRFDDDAANIQALISGQVEVVGGNQFYGDRLNKAAEGKYEPKFDLTTLYNGAGTRPGEKDWNETVNAFLDKIKSDGQLTKIYDKWMKREVPAFPDSLPDIPFTVK, from the coding sequence ATGAAAACCAGGACTATGAAATTCTCACGTCGCACCCTGCTCGCGCTTGCCGCGGCAACGGTCGCCCTGCCCTTTGTCGCGCCGGTCGATGCTTTCGCCGGCACGGTGGAAGAGGCCAAGGCCAAGGGCAAGGTCGTCATCGGCATTCAGGGCGACAATTCGCCTTGGGGCTTCGTCAATTCGAGCGGCGTGCAGGACGGTCTCGATGCCGATATCGGCAAGGCCTTTGCCGATTATCTCGGCGTCAAGGCGGAGTTCGTGCCGCTTGCCGTGGCAAACCGCATTCCGGCCCTGCTGACCGGCAAGGTGGACCTGCTTTTCGCAACCATGGGCATGACCGCCGAGCGCGCCAAGACCATCCAGTACTCCAAGCCCTATGCCGGCAACGTTCTCTCCGTCTACGGACCAAAAGACAAGAAGATCGCCGGCTATGACGATCTGACCGGCGTTGCCGTCGGCGTGCCGAAGTCGAGCGCCATGGATACGTCGATCACGGCAGGTGCGGGCTCGAAGGCCAATATCCTGCGCTTTGATGATGACGCCGCCAATATTCAGGCGCTCATCTCCGGCCAGGTCGAAGTTGTCGGCGGCAACCAGTTTTATGGCGACCGTCTGAACAAGGCGGCCGAGGGCAAATACGAGCCGAAGTTCGATCTGACGACGCTTTATAACGGCGCCGGCACCCGTCCGGGTGAAAAGGACTGGAACGAGACCGTCAACGCCTTCCTCGACAAGATCAAGTCCGACGGTCAGCTGACCAAAATCTACGACAAGTGGATGAAGCGCGAAGTTCCGGCCTTCCCGGACAGCCTGCCTGACATCCCGTTCACCGTGAAGTAA
- a CDS encoding amino acid ABC transporter permease: protein METIGPNQLFFLLQGLKWTLALTVIGFIGGGVFGLCVALARVADNAMIQRASTGYIAVFQGTPLLMQLFVVYYGVALAGLNVDAWIAVAIAFTLHASAFLGEIWRGGIQAVPKGQTEAANALGLHYVSRMKDVILPQAFKISLPATIGFLVQLIKGTSLAAIVGFVELSRAGQIVSNQTFRPLTVFAIVGIMYFLICWPLSLWGAGVEKRLQAASR, encoded by the coding sequence ATGGAAACCATCGGTCCCAACCAACTCTTCTTCCTGCTGCAAGGCCTGAAATGGACGCTTGCGCTGACCGTGATCGGCTTCATCGGCGGTGGTGTCTTCGGTCTTTGCGTGGCGCTTGCCCGCGTTGCCGATAATGCCATGATCCAGCGCGCCAGCACCGGCTATATCGCCGTCTTCCAGGGCACACCGCTCCTGATGCAGCTTTTCGTCGTTTATTACGGCGTGGCGCTGGCTGGCCTCAATGTCGATGCCTGGATCGCCGTTGCCATAGCATTCACGCTGCATGCCAGCGCCTTTCTCGGTGAAATCTGGCGGGGCGGCATCCAGGCCGTGCCGAAGGGCCAGACGGAAGCCGCCAATGCGCTCGGCCTGCATTATGTCTCGCGCATGAAGGATGTGATCCTGCCGCAGGCCTTCAAGATTTCGCTGCCCGCCACCATCGGTTTTTTGGTGCAGCTCATCAAGGGCACCTCGCTTGCGGCCATCGTCGGCTTCGTTGAGCTGTCCCGCGCCGGCCAGATCGTCTCCAACCAGACATTCCGCCCGCTCACCGTCTTCGCCATCGTCGGCATCATGTATTTCCTGATTTGCTGGCCGCTTTCCCTGTGGGGCGCCGGCGTCGAGAAGCGGCTGCAGGCCGCATCCCGCTAA
- a CDS encoding amino acid ABC transporter permease: protein MSYSLDFSAVIDRLPELLLACLATIGLAIAGMSLATVIGVLGVVARRSRYKLLRGLVIGFVEAIRNTPFLVQIFFIFFALPQIGIKLNPTVTAIIALALNGGAYAIEIIRGGVDSIPKGQVEAGLALGLHRSQIFRHIILKPALRAVYPSLTSQFIMLTLTTSVCTSIAAYELTSVAQKIEADTFRSFEVYFSITLLYLVISSLMMGIFSLVSRASFSYPVK, encoded by the coding sequence ATGTCTTACAGTCTCGATTTTTCGGCGGTTATAGACCGCCTGCCCGAGCTGCTTTTGGCCTGTCTTGCGACGATCGGCCTTGCTATTGCCGGCATGTCGCTCGCAACCGTCATCGGGGTTCTCGGTGTCGTTGCCCGCCGCTCGCGGTACAAGCTGCTGCGCGGCCTGGTCATCGGCTTTGTCGAGGCCATCCGCAACACGCCGTTTCTGGTGCAGATATTCTTCATTTTCTTCGCGCTGCCGCAGATCGGCATCAAGCTCAACCCCACCGTCACCGCCATCATTGCGCTGGCTCTGAACGGCGGCGCCTATGCCATTGAAATCATTCGTGGCGGCGTGGATTCCATTCCCAAGGGCCAGGTGGAAGCGGGCCTCGCGCTCGGCCTGCACCGGTCGCAGATATTCCGCCATATCATTCTGAAGCCGGCGCTGCGCGCGGTTTATCCGTCGCTGACCAGCCAGTTCATCATGCTGACGCTGACCACCTCGGTCTGCACCTCGATTGCCGCCTATGAGCTGACCTCAGTGGCCCAGAAGATCGAGGCGGACACTTTCCGGTCGTTCGAGGTCTATTTCTCGATCACGCTGCTTTATCTGGTCATTTCCTCGCTGATGATGGGCATCTTCTCGCTCGTCTCCCGCGCGTCGTTCAGCTATCCGGTCAAGTGA
- the pcaG gene encoding protocatechuate 3,4-dioxygenase subunit alpha produces MVQSLGYLKETASQTAGPYVHIGCTPNFVGIEGVFEKDLGSGALYNNKARGERISVRGTVYDGAGMPLKDALIEIWQADTDGYYNSPSETRGKADPNFIGWGRSPGDMDTGEFIFETIKPGTVPFRDGRPMAPHITFWIVARGINIGLQTRMYFPEEETANAADPVLARVEQKSRIATLVARKEEGNIYRFDIRLQGEGETVFFDI; encoded by the coding sequence ATGGTCCAGTCCCTCGGTTATCTCAAGGAAACCGCCTCGCAGACGGCGGGCCCCTATGTGCATATCGGCTGCACGCCGAATTTCGTCGGCATCGAAGGCGTATTCGAAAAGGATCTCGGCTCCGGTGCGCTCTATAACAACAAGGCCCGCGGCGAGCGCATCAGCGTGCGCGGCACGGTTTATGACGGCGCTGGCATGCCGCTGAAGGATGCGCTCATCGAGATCTGGCAGGCGGATACGGACGGTTATTACAACAGCCCGAGCGAAACGCGCGGCAAGGCCGATCCGAATTTCATCGGCTGGGGCCGCTCGCCGGGCGACATGGACACCGGCGAATTCATTTTCGAAACGATCAAGCCGGGCACGGTGCCGTTCCGGGATGGCCGGCCGATGGCGCCGCACATCACCTTCTGGATCGTGGCGCGCGGCATCAATATCGGCCTGCAGACCCGCATGTATTTTCCCGAGGAAGAGACGGCCAATGCGGCCGACCCGGTTCTTGCCCGCGTCGAGCAGAAAAGCCGCATCGCCACGCTTGTTGCCAGGAAGGAAGAGGGAAACATCTATCGTTTCGATATTCGTCTTCAGGGCGAAGGCGAGACGGTGTTTTTCGATATCTGA
- the pcaH gene encoding protocatechuate 3,4-dioxygenase subunit beta has protein sequence MSNQAPETGPFFARDRDIHPLPYSPGYKTSILRSPQRALISLEGTKSEITGPVFGHGMLNELDNDLILNYARPGEMPVGPRLLVHGRVLDERGRGVDGALVEFWQANAGGRYRHKKESYLAAIDPNFGGVGRTITDENGYYWFKTIQPGAYPWPNGVNDWRPAHIHFSVFGHGFAQRLITQMYFEGDPLIWKCPIVKTIPDEDAIRRLIAPLDMNATLPMDMLAYKFDIVLRGRRSTLFENRKEGN, from the coding sequence ATGAGCAATCAAGCGCCCGAGACAGGGCCGTTCTTCGCACGCGACCGCGATATTCATCCGCTACCCTATTCGCCGGGTTACAAGACATCGATCCTGCGCTCGCCGCAGCGTGCGCTGATTTCGCTTGAAGGCACAAAAAGCGAGATCACCGGCCCCGTCTTCGGGCATGGCATGCTGAACGAGCTGGATAATGATCTCATCCTCAATTACGCCCGCCCCGGCGAAATGCCTGTTGGCCCGCGCCTCCTCGTGCATGGCCGGGTGCTGGACGAGCGCGGCCGCGGTGTGGATGGCGCGTTGGTGGAATTCTGGCAGGCCAATGCCGGCGGGCGCTACCGCCACAAGAAGGAAAGCTACCTCGCCGCAATCGATCCAAATTTCGGCGGCGTCGGCCGCACGATCACGGATGAGAATGGTTATTACTGGTTCAAGACCATCCAGCCGGGTGCTTACCCCTGGCCGAACGGCGTCAATGACTGGCGCCCGGCCCATATTCATTTCTCGGTCTTCGGCCATGGCTTTGCCCAGCGTCTCATCACCCAGATGTATTTCGAAGGCGATCCGCTGATCTGGAAATGTCCGATCGTCAAAACCATTCCGGACGAGGATGCGATCAGGAGACTCATTGCGCCGCTGGACATGAATGCGACGCTGCCCATGGACATGCTGGCCTATAAATTCGATATCGTTTTGCGCGGTCGCCGCTCGACCCTTTTTGAAAACCGCAAGGAAGGCAACTGA
- the pcaC gene encoding 4-carboxymuconolactone decarboxylase: MAENIDKNDRFEQGMKTRRAVLGDAHVDRAQTVTTGFDQPFQQLITEAAWGSVWSGNHWTKRERSMVTIALLAALGQDEELAMHVRATVNTGATEADIREALLHVAIYAGVPAANHAFKIAKLALTSMKADSSPDNSHDGEETK, translated from the coding sequence ATGGCGGAAAATATCGACAAGAACGACAGATTCGAGCAGGGCATGAAAACCCGCCGCGCCGTGCTCGGCGATGCCCATGTGGATCGCGCGCAGACGGTAACGACCGGGTTCGACCAGCCTTTCCAGCAGCTCATCACCGAAGCGGCGTGGGGATCGGTCTGGTCCGGCAACCACTGGACGAAGCGCGAGCGTTCGATGGTCACCATCGCCCTGCTTGCCGCGCTGGGCCAGGATGAAGAGCTTGCCATGCATGTGCGCGCCACCGTCAATACCGGGGCTACAGAGGCGGATATTCGCGAAGCGCTGCTGCATGTGGCGATCTATGCCGGCGTGCCCGCCGCCAACCACGCTTTCAAGATCGCCAAGCTTGCCCTGACCAGCATGAAAGCCGATAGTTCCCCTGATAATTCTCACGATGGGGAGGAGACGAAATGA
- the pcaD gene encoding 3-oxoadipate enol-lactonase, whose product MHFLRCGENAIHYRAHGLESGKPVIAFINSLGTDFRIWDAVIETLGDDYAFILHDKRGHGLSDVGHAPYSIDDHAGDLIALLDHLGVKSAIIWGLSVGGLIAQGLYARRPDLVRALVLSNTAHKIGTAEMWNARIDKIAAGGLGSLVDPVMERWFTPAFRRPDNADYSGARNMLSQQPEAGYSGTCAAIRDADFTTEAGRIAVPTLCVAGDEDGSTPPALVQSLADLIPASRFVTIGSCGHIPCLEQPLAYTQAASIFLKTLPEH is encoded by the coding sequence ATGCATTTTCTGCGCTGTGGCGAAAACGCGATCCATTACCGTGCGCACGGATTGGAAAGCGGCAAGCCGGTCATCGCCTTCATCAATTCGCTTGGCACCGACTTCCGCATCTGGGATGCGGTGATCGAAACGCTTGGCGATGATTATGCCTTCATCCTGCACGACAAGCGCGGCCACGGGCTTTCCGATGTCGGGCACGCGCCCTATTCGATAGACGATCATGCCGGCGACCTGATCGCGCTTCTCGATCATCTCGGCGTCAAAAGCGCGATCATCTGGGGATTGTCGGTCGGCGGCCTGATCGCCCAGGGGCTTTATGCCCGCCGTCCCGATCTCGTCCGCGCCCTGGTACTCAGCAATACCGCCCACAAAATCGGCACCGCCGAGATGTGGAATGCCCGCATCGACAAGATCGCCGCTGGCGGCCTTGGCTCGCTGGTCGATCCTGTCATGGAGCGCTGGTTCACGCCCGCCTTCCGCCGGCCGGACAATGCCGACTATAGTGGCGCTCGCAATATGCTGTCGCAACAGCCGGAAGCCGGTTACAGCGGCACCTGCGCCGCTATTCGTGATGCGGATTTCACGACAGAGGCAGGCCGCATCGCTGTTCCGACACTGTGTGTGGCGGGTGATGAGGACGGCTCGACCCCGCCCGCGCTGGTGCAGTCGCTGGCCGACCTCATTCCCGCCAGCCGCTTCGTCACCATCGGCAGCTGCGGCCATATCCCCTGCCTTGAACAGCCGCTCGCCTACACACAGGCGGCCTCAATTTTTCTGAAGACCTTGCCGGAGCACTGA
- the pcaQ gene encoding pca operon transcription factor PcaQ translates to MVDQRIKFRHLQTFVEVARQKSVIRASEILHVSQPAVTKTIRELEDILGVSLFDREGRGIRISRYGEVFLRHAGATMTALRQAVDSVSQEAARAGPPVRVGALPTVSVRIMPKAMAGFLAEKTGSPVKIVTGENAVLLEQLRVGDLDLVVGRLAAPQKMTGFSFEHLYSEKVRFVVRAGHRLLAQGVSIFDRLHEFPVLMPTRQSVIGPIVEQFLIANGVPALPIRIETVSDAFGRAYLRTSDAVWIISEGVIAADVADGILAILPVDTGDTSGPVGLTVRADTQPSLPLSLLMQAIRETASELLDGRAEG, encoded by the coding sequence ATGGTCGATCAACGTATAAAGTTCCGGCACCTGCAAACCTTCGTGGAGGTGGCGCGCCAGAAAAGCGTCATCCGCGCCTCGGAAATCCTGCATGTCAGCCAGCCGGCGGTGACGAAGACGATCCGTGAGCTGGAAGATATTCTCGGTGTCTCGCTGTTCGACCGCGAAGGACGCGGCATCCGCATCAGCCGTTATGGCGAGGTGTTCCTGCGCCATGCGGGCGCGACGATGACGGCGCTGCGGCAGGCGGTCGATTCGGTTTCGCAGGAGGCGGCGCGCGCCGGTCCTCCCGTCAGGGTCGGCGCCCTGCCCACGGTTTCTGTGCGGATCATGCCGAAGGCGATGGCGGGTTTTCTCGCGGAAAAGACCGGCAGCCCGGTCAAGATCGTCACCGGTGAAAACGCCGTGCTTCTGGAGCAGTTACGTGTCGGCGATCTGGACCTCGTTGTCGGACGTCTGGCCGCGCCGCAGAAAATGACGGGCTTTTCCTTCGAGCACCTTTATTCCGAAAAAGTGCGTTTCGTGGTGCGCGCGGGCCATCGACTGCTCGCTCAAGGCGTTTCGATTTTCGACCGGCTTCACGAGTTTCCCGTGCTGATGCCGACACGGCAATCCGTCATCGGCCCCATCGTTGAGCAGTTCCTGATCGCCAATGGCGTGCCGGCCCTGCCGATCCGCATCGAGACGGTATCGGATGCTTTCGGCCGGGCGTATCTGCGCACCAGCGATGCCGTCTGGATCATTTCGGAAGGTGTGATCGCGGCCGATGTGGCTGATGGCATTCTGGCGATCCTGCCGGTTGATACCGGTGATACCAGCGGCCCGGTCGGTCTGACGGTCAGGGCCGATACCCAGCCGTCATTGCCGCTGTCGCTGCTGATGCAGGCCATCCGCGAGACCGCGAGTGAGTTGCTGGATGGGAGGGCTGAAGGGTGA